One Citrobacter amalonaticus genomic window carries:
- a CDS encoding Maf family protein yields the protein MPNLILASTSPWRRALLEKLAMPFECAAPEVDETPMPGESPRHLVNRLAQEKAQSLAHRFPSHLIIGSDQVCVLDGEIAGKPLTEEKACQQLAKASGNIITFYTGLALYNSATGHLQTEVEPFDVHFRHLSETEIEDYVRKERPLHCAGSFKSEGLGIALFERLEGRDPNTLIGLPLIALCQMLRREEMNPLKT from the coding sequence ATGCCTAATCTCATTCTTGCCTCCACATCTCCCTGGCGCCGCGCCCTGCTGGAAAAACTGGCGATGCCCTTTGAATGCGCGGCCCCTGAGGTAGACGAAACGCCGATGCCCGGAGAGAGTCCTCGCCACTTAGTCAATCGACTGGCGCAAGAGAAAGCGCAATCGCTGGCTCACCGCTTTCCGTCACACCTTATTATTGGTTCCGATCAGGTGTGTGTACTGGATGGCGAAATCGCCGGTAAGCCTTTAACAGAAGAGAAAGCCTGCCAGCAGTTAGCCAAAGCCAGCGGCAATATCATTACGTTCTATACCGGTCTGGCGCTGTATAACTCCGCGACGGGACATTTACAGACCGAAGTGGAGCCCTTTGACGTTCACTTCCGCCATCTCAGTGAAACGGAAATTGAAGATTATGTGCGTAAAGAACGCCCGCTGCACTGCGCAGGGAGTTTTAAAAGCGAAGGTCTGGGAATTGCGCTCTTTGAGCGCTTAGAGGGGCGCGATCCGAACACGCTGATTGGTTTACCGCTGATCGCATTGTGCCAGATGCTACGCAGGGAAGAGATGAACCCGCTGAAAACCTGA
- the rne gene encoding ribonuclease E, which yields MKRMLINATQQEELRVALVDGQRLYDLDIESPGHEQKKANIYKGKITRIEPSLEAAFVDYGAERHGFLPLKEIAREYFPANYNAHGRPNIKDVLREGQEVIVQIDKEERGNKGAALTTFISLAGSYLVLMPNNPRAGGISRRIEGDDRTELKEALASLELPDGMGLIVRTAGVGKSAEALQWDLSFRLKHWEAIQKAAESRPAPFLIHQESNVIVRAFRDYLRQDIGEILIDNPKVLELARQHIAALGRPDFSSKIKLYTGEIPLFSHYQIESQIESAFQREVRLPSGGSIVIDSTEALTAIDINSARATRGGDIEETAFNTNLEAADEIARQLRLRDLGGLIVIDFIDMTPVRHQRAVENRLREAVRQDRARIQISHISRFGLLEMSRQRLSPSLGESSHHVCPRCSGTGTVRDNESLSLSILRLIEEEALKENTQEVHAIVPVPIASYLLNEKRTAVNAIETRQDGVRCVIVPNDQMETPHYSVLRVRKGEETPTLSYMLPKLHEEAMALPSEEEFAERKRPEQPALATFAMPEVPPAPTPAEPPVKAAAPKAAVAPAAPAEPGLLSRFFGALKSLFSGSEEVKPAEQPAPKAAEKPERQQDRRKRQNNRRDRNDRSERRDNRDNRGERSENGENRDENRRNRRNAQQNAENRDNRQQSTDVADKAKSGDEQQQPRRERNRRRSEDKRQAQQEVKALNLDEQQTPETEQEERVRQAQPRRKQRQLNQKVRYSSNTSEVEVVETAAAEESVVAPIAAQTAPAQSTELVKVPLPVVTEAAPEQDDNGEARDNAGMPRRSRRSPRHLRVSGQRRRRYRDERYPLQSPMPLTVACASPEMASGKVWIRYPVARPQDAQPEAQEIEQVQAQPVVTEPQAVATAVETVAAVEPVVEAVVETKAEAPVQAEAVVETTHPEVIAAPVVEEPQMIADADVPVAEEVAAQAEPVAEMQETAPVVEETPEVVTVEPETVTAAPDEVAAEPEVVAEPEIVAEPEIVAEPEIVAEPVQAPVIVEAPTTPAPVSEPVVVAPVAEVAAPVAAEPVAEHSHAAAPMTRAPAPEYVPEAPRHSDWQRPAFAFDGKGAAGGHSASHSASAGPTRPQPVE from the coding sequence ATGAAAAGAATGTTAATCAACGCAACTCAGCAGGAAGAGTTGCGTGTTGCCCTTGTAGATGGGCAGCGTCTGTACGACCTGGATATTGAAAGTCCTGGACATGAACAGAAAAAAGCGAACATCTATAAAGGCAAAATCACCCGTATTGAACCGAGTCTGGAAGCCGCTTTTGTTGATTACGGCGCTGAACGTCACGGTTTCCTCCCGTTAAAAGAAATTGCCCGCGAATATTTCCCCGCCAATTACAACGCTCATGGTCGTCCTAACATCAAAGATGTGCTGCGCGAAGGCCAGGAAGTTATTGTTCAGATTGATAAAGAAGAACGCGGCAACAAAGGCGCTGCGCTGACCACTTTTATCAGCCTGGCGGGCAGTTATCTGGTTCTGATGCCAAACAACCCGCGTGCGGGCGGTATTTCTCGTCGCATCGAAGGCGACGACCGTACCGAGCTGAAAGAAGCGCTGGCAAGTCTTGAACTGCCTGATGGCATGGGCCTTATTGTACGTACTGCGGGCGTAGGCAAATCTGCCGAAGCGCTGCAGTGGGACTTAAGCTTCCGGTTGAAACACTGGGAAGCCATTCAGAAAGCCGCTGAAAGCCGCCCTGCTCCGTTCCTGATCCATCAGGAGAGCAACGTGATTGTTCGCGCCTTCCGCGACTATCTGCGTCAGGATATCGGTGAAATCCTTATCGATAACCCGAAAGTGCTCGAACTGGCGCGCCAGCATATCGCGGCGTTGGGTCGTCCGGATTTCAGCAGCAAAATCAAGCTCTACACCGGTGAAATCCCGCTGTTCAGCCACTATCAGATCGAGTCGCAGATTGAATCCGCCTTCCAGCGTGAAGTGCGTCTGCCTTCCGGCGGCTCTATCGTTATCGACAGCACCGAAGCGTTAACCGCCATCGACATCAACTCCGCTCGTGCAACCCGCGGCGGCGATATCGAAGAAACCGCGTTTAACACCAACCTGGAAGCGGCCGATGAGATCGCCCGTCAGTTGCGCCTGCGCGACCTCGGCGGCCTGATCGTTATCGACTTCATCGATATGACCCCGGTACGCCATCAGCGTGCGGTGGAAAACCGTCTGCGTGAAGCGGTCCGTCAGGATCGTGCGCGTATCCAGATCAGCCATATTTCACGCTTCGGCCTGCTGGAAATGTCCCGTCAGCGCCTGAGCCCGTCGCTGGGCGAGTCCAGCCATCACGTCTGCCCACGCTGTAGCGGTACCGGCACCGTGCGTGATAACGAGTCGCTGTCCCTGTCTATTCTGCGTCTGATTGAAGAAGAAGCGCTGAAAGAGAATACGCAGGAAGTCCACGCGATTGTACCTGTGCCGATTGCCTCCTATCTGCTCAACGAAAAACGTACAGCCGTTAATGCTATTGAAACCCGTCAGGATGGCGTGCGCTGCGTGATCGTGCCTAACGATCAAATGGAAACGCCGCACTACTCCGTACTGCGCGTACGCAAAGGTGAAGAGACGCCGACCCTGAGCTACATGCTGCCGAAGCTGCATGAAGAAGCAATGGCGTTGCCGTCTGAAGAAGAGTTCGCCGAGCGTAAACGTCCTGAGCAGCCAGCGCTTGCCACCTTCGCGATGCCAGAAGTTCCGCCTGCGCCAACGCCTGCCGAACCGCCAGTGAAAGCCGCTGCGCCGAAGGCCGCCGTTGCGCCAGCCGCTCCGGCAGAGCCGGGTCTGTTGAGCCGTTTCTTTGGCGCACTGAAATCGCTGTTCAGCGGTAGTGAAGAAGTGAAACCTGCCGAGCAGCCTGCGCCAAAAGCCGCAGAAAAGCCGGAGCGTCAGCAGGATCGCCGTAAACGTCAGAACAACCGCCGTGACCGTAACGATCGCAGCGAACGTCGTGACAACCGTGATAACCGTGGCGAACGTTCAGAGAATGGCGAGAACCGCGACGAGAATCGCCGTAACCGCCGCAATGCGCAGCAGAATGCCGAAAACCGTGATAACCGTCAGCAATCGACCGACGTAGCGGATAAAGCGAAGTCTGGTGATGAACAGCAGCAGCCACGTCGCGAACGTAACCGCCGTCGCAGCGAAGACAAACGTCAGGCTCAGCAGGAAGTAAAAGCGCTGAATCTTGACGAGCAGCAGACTCCAGAAACCGAACAGGAAGAGCGCGTTCGTCAGGCTCAACCACGCCGTAAACAGCGTCAGTTGAACCAGAAAGTCCGCTACAGCAGCAATACGTCCGAAGTGGAAGTGGTAGAAACCGCTGCCGCAGAAGAGAGCGTTGTCGCACCGATCGCAGCACAGACTGCACCAGCGCAAAGCACCGAGCTGGTGAAAGTGCCACTGCCTGTCGTGACAGAAGCGGCCCCAGAGCAGGATGACAACGGTGAAGCACGCGATAACGCCGGTATGCCGCGTCGTTCCCGTCGTTCTCCACGTCATCTGCGTGTGAGCGGCCAGCGTCGCCGTCGTTATCGTGACGAGCGTTACCCGCTGCAGTCGCCGATGCCGCTGACAGTTGCCTGCGCCTCGCCAGAAATGGCGTCCGGCAAAGTGTGGATCCGCTACCCGGTAGCGCGTCCTCAGGATGCGCAGCCAGAAGCTCAGGAAATCGAACAGGTACAGGCACAGCCTGTCGTGACCGAACCGCAAGCCGTAGCTACCGCCGTTGAAACCGTTGCCGCAGTCGAACCGGTCGTTGAAGCTGTCGTTGAAACGAAAGCAGAAGCACCGGTTCAGGCTGAAGCTGTGGTTGAAACGACGCATCCGGAAGTGATTGCCGCCCCGGTGGTTGAAGAGCCGCAGATGATTGCCGACGCCGATGTGCCGGTCGCCGAAGAGGTTGCCGCTCAGGCAGAGCCTGTCGCTGAAATGCAGGAAACCGCTCCGGTCGTTGAAGAGACACCAGAGGTGGTTACGGTAGAGCCTGAAACAGTGACTGCAGCGCCTGACGAGGTTGCGGCTGAACCTGAAGTGGTTGCAGAGCCTGAAATCGTTGCAGAACCTGAAATCGTTGCAGAGCCTGAAATCGTTGCAGAACCGGTTCAAGCGCCTGTGATCGTTGAAGCGCCAACCACGCCAGCGCCAGTATCCGAACCCGTTGTCGTTGCACCGGTCGCAGAAGTCGCAGCACCAGTCGCGGCAGAACCTGTTGCTGAGCACAGCCACGCCGCTGCGCCGATGACTCGTGCGCCAGCACCGGAATATGTGCCGGAAGCGCCACGTCACAGTGACTGGCAGCGCCCTGCTTTCGCCTTTGATGGCAAAGGCGCCGCAGGTGGTCACAGTGCGTCACACAGTGCCTCCGCTGGACCGACTCGTCCTCAGCCTGTCGAGTAA
- the flgL gene encoding flagellar hook-associated protein FlgL produces MRISTQMMYQQNMRGITNSQAEWMKYGEQMSSGKRVINPSDDPIAASQAVVLSQAQAENSQFALARTFATQKVSLEENVLNQVTTAIQSAQEKIINAVNGTLSDDDRASLATDLQGIRDQLMNLANSTDGNNRYIFAGYKTDAAPFSQADGTYNGGTESITQQVDASRTMVIGHTGNKIFDTITSNSVPEPNNGTSETSLFKMLDSAIASLKSPVGDDETLKADAKAVMEKTNRGLRNSLNNVLSVRAELGTQLKELQSLDSLGTDRALGQTQQMSNLVDVDWNAAISSYVMQQAALQASYKAFTDMQGMSLFQLNR; encoded by the coding sequence ATGCGTATCAGTACCCAAATGATGTACCAGCAGAACATGCGCGGTATCACCAATTCCCAGGCGGAATGGATGAAATACGGTGAGCAGATGTCGTCGGGAAAGCGGGTAATCAATCCGTCTGACGATCCCATCGCCGCATCTCAGGCCGTGGTGTTGTCACAGGCGCAGGCAGAGAATAGCCAGTTCGCCCTGGCGCGAACTTTCGCCACGCAGAAGGTTTCGCTGGAAGAGAACGTGTTAAACCAGGTGACGACAGCGATACAAAGCGCGCAGGAAAAAATCATTAATGCGGTCAACGGTACCCTAAGTGATGATGATCGCGCTTCGCTGGCGACTGACTTACAGGGGATCCGCGATCAACTGATGAACCTGGCAAACAGCACTGACGGTAATAACCGTTACATCTTTGCGGGTTACAAAACCGACGCTGCACCGTTTTCGCAGGCTGACGGCACCTATAACGGCGGTACGGAGAGTATCACTCAGCAGGTGGATGCTTCTCGTACTATGGTGATTGGTCACACCGGCAACAAAATTTTCGACACCATCACCAGCAATTCTGTTCCTGAACCTAATAACGGGACCTCCGAAACCAGTCTTTTCAAAATGCTGGATTCAGCGATTGCCTCGCTAAAATCACCGGTCGGTGATGATGAGACGCTGAAAGCGGATGCTAAAGCTGTTATGGAAAAAACCAACCGTGGACTGAGAAACTCCCTGAATAACGTACTTAGCGTGCGTGCGGAGCTGGGGACACAACTGAAGGAATTGCAGAGTCTGGACTCGCTGGGCACCGATCGCGCACTTGGGCAAACGCAGCAGATGAGTAATCTGGTGGATGTGGACTGGAACGCGGCCATTTCATCGTACGTCATGCAGCAGGCGGCGCTCCAGGCATCCTATAAAGCCTTCACCGATATGCAGGGGATGTCGCTGTTCCAGCTCAACCGCTAA
- the yceD gene encoding 23S rRNA accumulation protein YceD, with the protein MQKVKLPLTLDPVRTAQKRLDYEGIYTSDLVERVADSVVSVDSDVECAMSFAIDNQRLAVITGDAKVSVTLACQRCGKPFPHHVHTTYCFSPVRSDEQAEALPEAYEPIEVNEFGEIDLLAMVEDEIILSLPVVPVHDSEHCEVSEADMVFGELPDEAQKPNPFAVLASLKRK; encoded by the coding sequence ATGCAAAAGGTAAAATTACCCCTGACTCTTGATCCGGTTCGTACGGCTCAAAAACGCCTCGATTATGAAGGTATCTATACTTCTGATCTGGTAGAGCGCGTCGCCGATTCTGTAGTCAGTGTGGACAGTGATGTGGAATGCGCCATGTCGTTTGCTATCGATAACCAACGTCTTGCCGTGATTACCGGTGATGCGAAGGTTTCGGTAACGCTCGCATGTCAGCGTTGCGGGAAGCCGTTTCCTCATCATGTTCACACAACGTATTGTTTCAGTCCGGTCCGTTCCGACGAACAGGCTGAAGCACTCCCGGAAGCGTATGAGCCGATTGAGGTTAACGAATTCGGTGAAATCGATCTGCTTGCAATGGTGGAAGATGAAATTATCCTCTCCTTGCCGGTAGTTCCGGTGCATGATTCTGAACACTGTGAAGTGTCCGAGGCGGACATGGTCTTTGGTGAACTGCCTGATGAAGCGCAAAAACCAAACCCATTTGCCGTATTAGCCAGCTTAAAGCGTAAGTAA
- the rpmF gene encoding 50S ribosomal protein L32, with protein MAVQQNKPTRSKRGMRRSHDALTAVTSLSVDKTSGEKHLRHHITADGYYRGRKVIAK; from the coding sequence ATGGCCGTACAACAGAATAAACCAACCCGTTCCAAACGTGGCATGCGTCGTTCTCATGACGCTCTGACCGCAGTCACCAGCCTGTCTGTAGACAAAACTTCTGGTGAAAAACACCTGCGTCACCACATCACCGCCGACGGTTACTACCGTGGCCGCAAGGTAATCGCTAAGTAA
- a CDS encoding MFS transporter has translation MHTPSRWLIFVLALGAGFSVAAIYYAQPLLPLMGADLALSITGMGLVPTLTQAGYALGILFLLPLGDRYDRRRLILMKSAALALLLLACSVTDQMHSLLTVSLLLGMAATMAQDIVPAAAILAPEGKQGKTVGTVMTGLLLGILLSRTVSGLVGEAFGWREMYQLAALSIALVGVLLWKVLPAFAAHSTLSYPALMVSLAQLWRRYPALRRAALAQGFLSVAFSAFWSTLAVMLAGHYQMGSAAAGAFGIAGAAGALAAPLAGHLADKIGAEKVTQLGALLVTISFALMFLLPALPVQGQWLLIALSAVGFDLGLQSSLVAHQNLVYSLEPQARGRLNALLFSVVFIGMALGSVLGSQIYALANWQGVVALATLSGAIALVIRLAGKRSSAHLRVSV, from the coding sequence ATGCACACACCGTCTCGTTGGCTGATCTTTGTTCTGGCGCTGGGCGCAGGCTTCAGTGTCGCCGCCATCTACTATGCACAACCATTGTTACCGCTAATGGGGGCCGATTTGGCACTCAGCATCACCGGCATGGGACTGGTGCCCACGTTAACGCAGGCCGGCTATGCGCTCGGGATCCTGTTCTTATTGCCGCTCGGCGACCGTTACGACCGGCGGAGGCTCATTCTGATGAAAAGCGCAGCGCTCGCCCTGCTGCTGCTGGCCTGTAGCGTCACTGACCAGATGCATTCTTTGCTGACAGTAAGCCTGTTGCTGGGGATGGCGGCAACGATGGCGCAGGATATCGTCCCGGCGGCGGCAATACTTGCCCCAGAAGGTAAGCAGGGAAAAACGGTCGGGACCGTGATGACCGGCCTGCTGCTGGGCATTTTGTTGTCACGCACCGTGAGTGGTCTGGTCGGAGAAGCCTTTGGCTGGCGGGAAATGTATCAACTCGCCGCGCTCAGTATTGCGCTGGTCGGCGTGTTGCTGTGGAAAGTCCTGCCCGCGTTTGCTGCCCATTCCACGCTGAGTTATCCCGCGCTGATGGTGAGCCTGGCGCAGTTATGGCGTCGCTACCCGGCACTGCGTCGTGCCGCCCTGGCTCAGGGGTTTCTGTCCGTCGCGTTCAGCGCGTTCTGGTCAACGCTGGCCGTCATGCTTGCCGGACATTATCAGATGGGCAGCGCCGCTGCGGGGGCATTTGGTATCGCCGGGGCTGCTGGCGCGCTGGCCGCACCGTTGGCCGGTCATCTGGCAGATAAGATAGGGGCCGAAAAAGTGACGCAACTGGGGGCGTTGCTGGTGACCATCTCTTTTGCGCTGATGTTCCTGTTACCCGCCTTACCCGTGCAGGGTCAGTGGTTGCTGATTGCGCTCTCCGCCGTCGGCTTTGACCTGGGACTGCAATCAAGTCTGGTGGCGCACCAGAATCTGGTCTATAGCCTCGAACCGCAGGCCAGAGGCCGTCTGAACGCACTGTTGTTCAGCGTCGTCTTTATCGGCATGGCGCTCGGCTCGGTGCTCGGCAGTCAGATCTATGCGCTGGCAAACTGGCAAGGCGTCGTCGCGCTGGCCACCCTTAGCGGTGCCATTGCGCTGGTCATCAGACTGGCGGGAAAGCGTTCATCTGCTCATCTGCGGGTTAGCGTGTAA
- the flgK gene encoding flagellar hook-associated protein FlgK, producing the protein MSSLINNAMSGLSAAQAALNTASNNISSYNVAGYTRQTTIMAQANSTLGAGGWVGNGVYVSGVQREYDSFITNQLRAAQNQSSGLTTRYEQMSKIDNLLASKTSSVSTSMQDFFTSLQTLVSNAQDPAARQTLIGKANGLVNQFKTTDQYLRDQDKQVNIAIGSSVDQINNYSKQIASLNDQISRLTGVGAGASPNDLLDQRDQLVSELNKIVGVEVSIQDGGTYNITMANGYSLVQGSNARQLAAVPSQADPSRTTVAYVDSIAGNIEIPEKLITTGSLGGLLTFRSQDLDQARNTLGQLALAFADAFNQQHREGYDANGKNNVDFFSIGDPAVYGNSKNTGSISATVKTASEVQATDYKVVYDGAKWQVTRLADNTSFEATEDAGKLTFDGLEISIDVGPAKNDSFIVKPVSDAIINMGVLVTNESQIAMAKDATAGESDNRNGQALLDLQKDSTTVGGSKSFNDAYATLVSNVGSKTATLKTSSTTQGNVVTQLSNQQQSISGVNLDEEYGNLQRFQQYYLANAQVLQTANSLFDALLSIR; encoded by the coding sequence ATGTCCAGCTTGATTAATAACGCCATGAGCGGGCTGAGCGCGGCTCAGGCGGCGCTGAATACTGCCAGTAACAACATTTCCAGCTATAACGTTGCGGGCTATACCCGTCAGACGACCATTATGGCGCAAGCCAATAGCACGCTGGGTGCCGGCGGTTGGGTGGGCAATGGTGTCTATGTTTCGGGTGTACAGCGCGAATATGATTCGTTCATCACCAATCAACTGCGCGCGGCGCAGAATCAGAGCAGCGGCCTGACGACCCGTTATGAGCAGATGTCCAAAATCGACAACCTGCTGGCCAGCAAAACCAGCTCTGTCTCCACGTCCATGCAGGATTTTTTCACCAGCCTGCAAACGCTGGTAAGTAACGCCCAAGACCCGGCGGCACGCCAGACGCTGATTGGTAAAGCCAATGGACTGGTTAACCAGTTTAAAACGACCGACCAGTATCTGCGCGATCAGGACAAGCAGGTCAATATCGCGATTGGTTCCAGCGTCGATCAGATCAACAACTACAGTAAGCAGATTGCCAGTCTGAACGACCAGATCTCGCGTCTGACCGGTGTGGGTGCTGGGGCATCGCCAAATGACCTGCTTGATCAGCGCGACCAGTTGGTCAGCGAGCTGAACAAAATTGTCGGCGTGGAAGTCAGCATTCAGGACGGCGGCACCTATAACATCACCATGGCGAACGGCTATTCACTGGTGCAGGGAAGTAATGCCCGTCAGTTAGCGGCGGTCCCTTCGCAGGCCGATCCTTCGCGTACCACTGTTGCCTATGTGGATTCCATCGCGGGCAATATCGAAATTCCGGAAAAATTGATCACGACCGGTTCGCTCGGCGGTCTGCTGACCTTCCGCTCTCAGGATCTGGATCAGGCGCGCAATACGCTGGGACAACTGGCGCTGGCATTCGCCGATGCGTTTAACCAGCAGCACCGCGAGGGGTATGATGCGAACGGCAAAAATAATGTCGATTTCTTCAGTATCGGCGACCCGGCTGTGTATGGAAATAGCAAGAATACTGGTAGCATCAGCGCGACCGTTAAAACCGCCTCAGAGGTTCAGGCGACAGACTATAAAGTGGTTTATGACGGTGCGAAATGGCAGGTGACGCGTCTTGCGGATAACACCTCTTTTGAAGCGACCGAGGATGCGGGCAAACTGACCTTCGATGGCCTGGAGATTAGCATCGATGTTGGCCCTGCTAAGAATGACAGCTTTATCGTCAAGCCGGTCAGCGACGCCATCATCAATATGGGCGTTCTGGTGACTAACGAATCGCAAATTGCGATGGCGAAGGACGCCACGGCAGGCGAGAGCGACAACCGTAACGGTCAGGCGTTGCTGGATTTGCAAAAGGACAGCACAACGGTAGGCGGTTCGAAATCGTTCAACGACGCCTACGCCACGCTGGTAAGCAACGTGGGCAGCAAAACCGCCACGCTGAAAACCAGCAGCACCACCCAGGGCAATGTGGTGACGCAGCTGAGCAATCAGCAACAGTCCATTTCCGGCGTCAACCTTGACGAAGAGTACGGCAACCTGCAACGCTTCCAGCAGTATTACCTGGCCAACGCCCAGGTGTTGCAAACCGCCAACTCTCTGTTTGATGCACTGCTGAGTATTCGCTAA
- the rluC gene encoding 23S rRNA pseudouridine(955/2504/2580) synthase RluC translates to MKTETPSVRIVAITADEAGQRIDNFLRTQLKGVPKSMIYRILRKGEVRVNKKRIKPEYKLQAGDEVRIPPVRVAEREEEAVSPHLQKVAALADVILYEDDHILVLNKPSGTAVHGGSGLSFGVIEGLRALRPEARFLELVHRLDRDTSGVLLVAKKRSALRSLHEQLREKGMQKDYLALVRGQWQSHVKTVQAPLLKNILQSGERIVRVNQEGKPSETRFKVEERYAFATLVRCSPVTGRTHQIRVHTQYAGHPIAFDDRYGDREFDKQLAGTGLSRLFLHAAALKFTHPGTGEVLRIEAPMDDQLKRCLQVLRKPA, encoded by the coding sequence ATGAAAACAGAGACTCCATCCGTAAGAATTGTTGCTATTACTGCTGACGAAGCGGGGCAACGCATTGATAACTTTTTGCGCACGCAGCTCAAAGGCGTGCCGAAAAGTATGATTTATCGCATTTTGCGTAAAGGCGAAGTGCGGGTGAATAAAAAACGCATCAAACCCGAATACAAACTGCAAGCAGGTGATGAAGTGCGCATTCCGCCTGTACGCGTGGCGGAACGTGAAGAAGAGGCCGTTTCACCGCATCTGCAAAAAGTGGCGGCGCTGGCGGACGTTATCCTTTATGAAGACGACCATATCCTGGTGCTGAATAAACCGTCGGGAACCGCTGTGCATGGCGGCAGCGGGTTAAGCTTTGGCGTGATTGAAGGGTTGCGTGCGCTACGTCCTGAAGCGCGTTTTCTTGAGTTGGTACACCGTCTTGACCGCGATACGTCTGGCGTGCTGTTGGTCGCGAAGAAGCGTTCAGCATTGCGTTCGCTGCATGAGCAGCTGCGCGAAAAGGGGATGCAGAAAGATTATCTCGCCCTGGTGCGCGGGCAATGGCAGTCGCATGTCAAAACGGTACAGGCACCGTTATTGAAGAACATCCTGCAAAGCGGCGAGCGTATTGTACGGGTGAATCAGGAAGGCAAACCGTCGGAAACGCGTTTTAAGGTGGAAGAACGTTACGCGTTCGCCACGCTGGTCCGCTGTAGCCCGGTGACGGGCCGTACACACCAGATTCGCGTGCACACCCAGTACGCGGGTCATCCTATTGCTTTTGACGATCGCTACGGCGACCGCGAGTTCGATAAGCAACTGGCGGGAACGGGATTGTCGCGTCTGTTTCTGCATGCGGCCGCATTGAAGTTTACTCATCCGGGAACGGGTGAGGTACTGCGCATCGAAGCGCCGATGGACGATCAACTGAAGCGCTGTTTACAGGTGTTGCGTAAGCCAGCCTGA
- a CDS encoding LysR family transcriptional regulator: MKKNERIDRVELMRTFVRIVEAGSLSAAARQLNTTQATISRRLQSLEAMLGVKLVLRTTHAMKLTDDGERGYQHAKHIIDAWLALEDGLNVTEDEPVGTLRVRAPHAFGQQQLLTPLLNFLARYPNLSVEWMLNDKTVDFLSDNIDCAIRVGVEVDPATVSVLLAEVPRSVVASPALLAQFATISVPEQLSSLPWIAVNTFYQHNVSLSHQHSREPVTFPITPRLSTDSIYVARNAALAGLGVVVVSSWTVTEDIAQGRLVELVSDWQAAPLPVHLVYPWARYYPTRLRKFLELMKKVMPELAGMRRPEGE; the protein is encoded by the coding sequence ATGAAAAAGAATGAGCGTATAGACAGGGTGGAACTGATGCGAACGTTTGTGCGCATCGTGGAGGCCGGATCGTTGTCAGCGGCCGCTCGTCAGTTGAACACGACCCAGGCGACAATCAGTCGGCGGTTGCAGTCGCTGGAGGCAATGCTGGGGGTGAAACTGGTCTTACGTACCACGCACGCCATGAAGCTTACGGACGACGGCGAGCGCGGATACCAGCACGCCAAACATATCATTGATGCCTGGCTGGCGTTAGAGGACGGACTCAACGTCACGGAAGATGAGCCCGTCGGGACATTGCGGGTGCGGGCTCCGCATGCTTTTGGTCAGCAGCAGCTCCTCACGCCGTTACTGAACTTTTTAGCGCGCTATCCCAATCTGTCGGTGGAGTGGATGCTCAACGATAAAACGGTCGATTTTCTCAGCGACAATATCGACTGTGCGATCCGCGTAGGCGTGGAGGTCGATCCGGCAACGGTTTCTGTGCTGCTGGCGGAAGTCCCGCGTAGCGTGGTCGCGTCACCGGCGCTGCTGGCGCAATTTGCAACGATCTCGGTGCCAGAACAGCTATCGTCACTGCCCTGGATTGCCGTCAATACTTTCTACCAACATAACGTCTCGCTTAGCCATCAGCACAGTCGGGAGCCGGTGACCTTTCCGATCACGCCGCGACTGAGTACCGACAGTATCTATGTAGCGCGCAATGCTGCGCTGGCGGGGTTAGGCGTGGTGGTGGTGTCAAGCTGGACGGTGACCGAGGATATCGCGCAAGGGCGACTCGTCGAGCTGGTTTCTGACTGGCAGGCCGCACCTTTGCCGGTGCACCTGGTCTATCCCTGGGCACGTTATTATCCCACTCGCCTGCGAAAATTTCTGGAATTGATGAAAAAGGTGATGCCGGAACTGGCGGGAATGCGCCGACCTGAAGGGGAATAA